TTTTACTGCTAAGTCAGGACATTCCCACCGTCGAGCGAGCTTCCAACATGGTGATCGAGGTTGTGAAACCTGTATTGTCGCTGTTCCAACTTCATATATGTCCCCAATGCATGCTTCAGATTCCATTAGGCCTCTTGTCGTAAAGTTTTCTCCAAATGCCCCTAGGGTTAACTCGACCTCAAGCACTTCTCTCCAGTGACTGTAGTGTTCCTCAGGATAAACGCAGACGGCCTTTGCTGGTCCTCCGTGATTGTTTAAGTCCGCTTGTTGGTCGCCCTCAATCCCCGACTTATCAAGATAAACAGCCCGATCAATCGGAGTCTTGAACATCGCAGTTTCCCATTGCCGGTTCATCGGGTTTTCAGCATCTGAATCACCTCTGACTTCAGGTGTACCAATTTGCAGTGATAGAATCGTTCCAGTTGGCACATATTGCATATCAAATTGAAATGACTTGTATGTACAGACATGAGCAGAAATTGACAAGCTCTATCAGAGTGATCATATGCTGAAATCAGTATCTCCTCTTATAGGATGAAGCCTCACCTCGAATGTTTCTCGGACAAAGTGAACTGCCTCGGCCT
This portion of the Salinarchaeum sp. IM2453 genome encodes:
- a CDS encoding MOSC domain-containing protein, which gives rise to MQYVPTGTILSLQIGTPEVRGDSDAENPMNRQWETAMFKTPIDRAVYLDKSGIEGDQQADLNNHGGPAKAVCVYPEEHYSHWREVLEVELTLGAFGENFTTRGLMESEACIGDIYEVGTATIQVSQPRSPCWKLARRWECPDLAVKFEETGYTGWYMRVLDPGEVQAGQQLQLVERPHPEWTIDRTTNVRFQMPDDKKLAGELAKIPPLYDGWADKLRHRAETGEQIYSENRIYGPNQGTK